The Candidatus Mycolicibacterium alkanivorans genome contains a region encoding:
- a CDS encoding DUF2563 family protein, producing the protein MRSGANRSYQAAWLAMEGADQLSRAVVPTGIFGDFAAAESYSAAVGEAHSNHIQRLRDHETRLGVLGAKAHKTASVFVDMEERNAEALRSVL; encoded by the coding sequence ATGAGATCGGGTGCGAACCGGTCGTATCAGGCGGCCTGGCTGGCCATGGAAGGCGCTGACCAGTTGTCTCGCGCGGTGGTTCCGACGGGCATCTTCGGTGACTTCGCGGCCGCCGAGTCGTATAGCGCCGCGGTGGGTGAGGCGCACAGCAATCACATCCAACGGCTTCGCGATCACGAGACCCGGCTGGGGGTTCTCGGCGCCAAGGCCCACAAAACAGCCTCGGTGTTCGTCGACATGGAGGAACGCAACGCCGAGGCCTTGCGTTCGGTGCTGTGA
- the groL gene encoding chaperonin GroEL (60 kDa chaperone family; promotes refolding of misfolded polypeptides especially under stressful conditions; forms two stacked rings of heptamers to form a barrel-shaped 14mer; ends can be capped by GroES; misfolded proteins enter the barrel where they are refolded when GroES binds), giving the protein MSKIIAYDEEARRGLERGLNALADAVRVTLGPRGRNVVLEKKWGAPTITNDGVSIAKEIELEDPYEKIGAELVKEVAKKTDDVAGDGTTTATVLAQALVREGLRNVAAGANPLGLKRGIEKAVDKITETLLKSAKEVETKEQIAATAGISAGDQTIGDLIAEAMDKVGNEGVITVEESNTFGLQLELTEGMRFDKGYISGYFVTDADRQEAVLEDPYILLISSKISTVKDLLPLLEKVIQSGKPLLIIAEDVEGEALSTLVVNKIRGTFKSVAVKAPGFGDRRKAMLQDMAILTGGQVISEEVGLSLETADVSLLGQARKIVVTKDETTIVEGAGDSEAIAGRVAQIRQEIENSDSDYDREKLQERLAKLAGGVAVIKAGAATEVELKERKHRIEDAVRNAKAAVEEGIVAGGGVALLQAAPALDELKLVGDEATGANIVRVALEAPLKQIAFNAGLEPGVVAEKVRNSAAGTGLNAASGVYEDLLKAGIADPVKVTRSALQNAASIAALFLTTEAVVADKPEKAVAPAADAGGMGGMGGMDF; this is encoded by the coding sequence ATGTCCAAGATCATTGCTTACGACGAAGAGGCCCGCCGCGGCCTCGAGCGGGGTCTGAATGCCCTCGCCGACGCGGTGAGGGTGACGCTGGGCCCCAGGGGCCGCAACGTCGTCCTCGAGAAGAAGTGGGGCGCCCCCACGATCACCAACGATGGTGTGTCCATCGCCAAGGAGATCGAGCTGGAGGACCCCTACGAGAAGATCGGCGCTGAGCTGGTCAAGGAAGTCGCCAAGAAGACCGACGACGTCGCAGGCGACGGCACCACCACCGCCACCGTTCTGGCCCAGGCACTGGTTCGCGAAGGTCTGCGCAACGTCGCGGCCGGCGCCAACCCGCTCGGTCTGAAGCGCGGCATCGAGAAGGCCGTCGACAAGATCACCGAGACGCTCCTCAAGAGCGCCAAGGAGGTCGAGACCAAGGAGCAGATCGCCGCCACCGCCGGAATCTCCGCCGGTGACCAGACCATCGGCGACCTGATCGCCGAGGCCATGGACAAGGTCGGCAACGAGGGTGTCATCACCGTCGAGGAGTCCAACACCTTCGGCTTGCAGCTCGAACTCACCGAGGGTATGCGCTTCGACAAGGGCTACATTTCGGGTTACTTCGTGACCGACGCCGACCGTCAGGAAGCCGTCCTGGAGGATCCCTACATCCTGCTGATCAGCTCCAAGATCTCGACCGTCAAGGACCTGCTGCCGCTGCTGGAGAAGGTCATCCAGTCCGGCAAGCCGCTGCTGATCATCGCCGAGGACGTCGAGGGCGAGGCGCTGTCCACCCTGGTCGTCAACAAGATCCGGGGCACCTTCAAGTCCGTCGCCGTCAAGGCTCCGGGCTTCGGTGACCGCCGCAAGGCGATGCTGCAGGACATGGCGATCCTCACCGGTGGTCAGGTCATCAGCGAGGAGGTCGGCCTCTCGCTTGAGACCGCCGACGTCTCCCTGCTGGGCCAGGCCCGCAAGATCGTCGTCACCAAGGACGAGACCACCATCGTCGAGGGCGCTGGTGACTCCGAGGCCATCGCCGGCCGCGTGGCGCAGATCCGCCAGGAGATCGAGAACAGCGACTCCGACTACGACCGCGAGAAGCTGCAGGAGCGCCTGGCCAAGCTGGCCGGCGGTGTTGCGGTGATCAAGGCCGGAGCTGCCACCGAGGTGGAGCTCAAGGAGCGCAAGCACCGCATCGAGGACGCGGTGCGCAACGCCAAGGCTGCGGTCGAGGAGGGCATCGTCGCCGGTGGTGGCGTGGCTCTGCTGCAGGCGGCTCCGGCGCTCGACGAGCTCAAGCTCGTGGGTGACGAGGCCACTGGCGCCAACATCGTGCGCGTGGCGCTCGAGGCCCCGCTGAAGCAGATCGCCTTCAACGCCGGCCTGGAGCCGGGCGTTGTCGCCGAGAAGGTTCGCAACTCTGCGGCCGGCACCGGTCTCAACGCGGCCAGCGGCGTGTACGAGGACCTGCTCAAGGCCGGCATTGCCGACCCGGTGAAGGTCACCCGCTCGGCGCTGCAGAACGCGGCGTCCATCGCGGCGCTGTTCCTCACCACTGAGGCTGTCGTCGCCGACAAGCCGGAGAAGGCCGTCGCTCCCGCGGCCGACGCCGGTGGCATGGGCGGCATGGGCGGCATGGACTTCTAA
- a CDS encoding DEAD/DEAH box helicase codes for MRAVDAPSTQALRGWQRRALVKYLTAKPRDFLAVATPGAGKTTFALRIVAELLAEGTVETVTVVVPTEHLKIQWAQAAARLGIALDPKFSNSNSQTSSEYHGVVVTYAQVASHPTRHRVRTENRKTFVVFDEIHHGGDAKSWGDAIREAFDDATRRLALTGTPFRSDDSPIPFVTYETGPDGFARSQADHAYGYADALADGVVRPVMFMAYSGEARWRDSAGEEHAARLGEPLTAEQTARAWKTALNPAGEWMPAVIAAADTRLRGLRGHVPDAGGMIIASDQTAARAYADLLLKITGEAPTVVLSDDPGSSERISKFSEGTSRWLVAVRMVSEGVDVPRLAVGVYATSASTPLFFAQAIGRFVRSRRPGETACIFLPSVPNLLLLASEMEAQRNHVLGKPHRETLDDPLEAELAAQKRDEPDDQENKIEYLGADAEFDQVIFDGSSFGTATPAGSDEEADYLGIPGLLDAASMRDLLRRRQEDQLTKRTASGEVPRLSTHGQLRDLRRELNTLVSLAHHRTGKTHGQLHNELRRVCGGPPVAAATSDQLKARIEAVRRLMSST; via the coding sequence GTGCGGGCAGTGGATGCGCCCAGCACCCAGGCATTGCGGGGCTGGCAGCGACGGGCGTTGGTGAAATACCTGACCGCCAAGCCGCGCGACTTCCTGGCCGTCGCCACACCGGGCGCCGGAAAGACGACCTTCGCCCTGCGAATCGTCGCCGAGCTGCTCGCCGAGGGCACCGTCGAGACCGTCACCGTGGTCGTCCCCACCGAACACCTCAAGATCCAGTGGGCCCAAGCCGCGGCTCGGCTCGGAATCGCGCTGGACCCCAAGTTCTCCAACTCCAACTCGCAGACCTCCAGTGAATACCACGGCGTCGTGGTCACCTACGCCCAGGTGGCCAGCCACCCCACCCGGCACCGGGTGCGCACCGAGAACCGCAAGACCTTCGTCGTCTTCGACGAGATCCACCACGGCGGTGACGCCAAGAGTTGGGGTGACGCCATCCGAGAGGCGTTCGACGACGCCACCCGGCGGCTGGCGCTGACCGGGACCCCGTTCCGCAGCGACGACAGCCCGATCCCGTTCGTCACCTACGAAACCGGGCCGGACGGGTTCGCTCGCTCGCAGGCCGACCACGCCTACGGCTACGCCGACGCGCTGGCCGACGGCGTGGTGCGACCGGTGATGTTCATGGCCTACTCCGGGGAAGCCCGCTGGCGCGACAGCGCGGGCGAGGAGCACGCGGCACGCCTGGGCGAGCCGCTGACCGCCGAGCAGACCGCGCGGGCGTGGAAGACGGCGCTGAACCCGGCCGGCGAGTGGATGCCCGCGGTGATCGCCGCGGCCGACACCCGACTGCGCGGTCTTCGCGGGCACGTGCCCGACGCCGGCGGCATGATCATCGCCTCCGATCAGACCGCCGCCCGCGCCTACGCCGATCTGCTGCTGAAGATCACCGGTGAAGCGCCCACGGTGGTGCTCTCCGATGACCCCGGCTCCTCGGAGCGCATCTCGAAGTTCTCCGAAGGCACCTCGCGCTGGCTGGTGGCGGTGCGCATGGTGTCCGAGGGCGTCGACGTGCCGCGACTGGCCGTCGGTGTCTACGCCACCAGCGCGTCGACGCCGTTGTTCTTCGCCCAGGCGATCGGCCGGTTCGTGCGCTCGCGGCGGCCCGGCGAGACGGCCTGCATCTTCCTGCCCTCGGTGCCCAACCTGCTGCTGTTGGCCAGCGAGATGGAGGCCCAGCGCAACCACGTGCTGGGCAAGCCGCACCGCGAGACGCTGGACGATCCGCTGGAGGCGGAGTTGGCCGCGCAGAAGCGCGACGAGCCCGACGACCAGGAGAACAAGATCGAGTACCTGGGCGCCGACGCCGAGTTCGATCAGGTGATCTTCGACGGCTCGTCGTTCGGGACGGCGACCCCGGCCGGCAGCGACGAGGAGGCCGACTATCTCGGCATCCCGGGCCTCCTGGACGCCGCCTCGATGCGAGATCTGTTGCGGCGCAGGCAAGAAGATCAGCTGACCAAGCGGACCGCCAGCGGTGAGGTACCGCGACTGTCGACCCATGGGCAGCTGCGCGATCTGCGTCGTGAGCTCAATACCCTTGTCTCACTGGCCCATCACCGCACCGGCAAGACGCACGGGCAGCTCCACAACGAGCTGCGCCGGGTCTGCGGTGGCCCACCGGTGGCGGCGGCCACCAGCGATCAGCTCAAGGCCCGCATCGAAGCGGTCCGCCGGCTTATGTCGTCGACTTGA
- the ppk2 gene encoding polyphosphate kinase 2, which yields MSVDLNGYTIFDDDDDDPVLLDATGLAVDTWRENYPYEHRMSRAEYEEQKRLLQIELLKLQKWSQAHGHRHVIVFEGRDAAGKGGTIKRFMEHLNPRGARVVALEKPTEKERTQWYFQRYVNHLPAAGEIVLFDRSWYNRAGVERVMGFCTPKQHAEFVRQAPLFEQMLVNDGISLTKLWFSVSASEQRTRFTIRQVDPVRQWKLSPTDLASLDKWHDYTAAKEDMFAWTDTEVAPWTVIKSNDKKRARINAMRHVLSKFNYENKDHEVVGNPDPLIVGRATSHSD from the coding sequence GTGTCGGTGGACCTCAATGGCTACACAATCTTTGACGACGACGATGACGACCCGGTCCTGCTGGACGCCACGGGCTTGGCGGTCGACACGTGGCGGGAGAACTACCCCTACGAGCACCGGATGTCCCGGGCCGAGTACGAGGAGCAGAAGCGGCTGTTGCAGATCGAGCTGCTGAAGCTGCAGAAGTGGAGCCAGGCGCACGGCCACCGGCACGTCATCGTCTTTGAGGGCCGCGATGCCGCAGGCAAGGGCGGCACGATCAAGCGGTTCATGGAGCACCTCAACCCGCGGGGTGCGCGGGTGGTGGCGCTGGAGAAGCCGACCGAGAAGGAACGCACCCAGTGGTACTTCCAGCGCTACGTCAACCACTTGCCCGCGGCCGGTGAGATCGTGCTGTTCGACCGGTCTTGGTACAACCGCGCCGGGGTAGAGCGGGTGATGGGCTTCTGCACTCCCAAGCAGCACGCCGAGTTCGTCCGGCAGGCGCCGCTGTTCGAACAGATGCTGGTCAACGACGGCATCAGCTTGACCAAGCTGTGGTTTTCGGTGTCGGCGTCCGAGCAGCGCACCCGGTTCACGATTCGGCAGGTCGACCCGGTGCGGCAGTGGAAGCTCTCGCCGACCGACCTCGCGTCGCTGGACAAGTGGCACGACTACACCGCCGCCAAGGAGGACATGTTCGCCTGGACGGATACCGAGGTCGCGCCGTGGACCGTCATCAAGAGCAACGACAAGAAGCGTGCCCGAATCAACGCCATGCGGCATGTCCTGAGCAAGTTCAACTACGAGAACAAGGATCATGAGGTGGTCGGCAATCCTGATCCGCTGATCGTGGGCCGCGCCACGTCTCACTCCGACTGA
- a CDS encoding mycothiol transferase, with amino-acid sequence MADSLTDADAARELLRDSFTRIIEHVQDLTDDLTDEVSFFRPTSTANSIAWLIWHSARIQDAQLAAIAGIEQVWFSQDWVGRFDLDLPRDAHGYGHTPEEVGKVRAPADLLAGYYHAVHKMTLEYIASVTPEELARVVDENWDPPVTASVRLVSIFDDCMQHLGQAAYVRGISR; translated from the coding sequence ATGGCCGACTCACTGACCGATGCCGACGCCGCCCGCGAACTGCTGCGCGACTCGTTCACCCGCATCATCGAGCACGTCCAGGACCTCACTGACGACTTGACCGACGAGGTGTCGTTCTTCCGTCCCACCTCGACGGCCAACAGCATCGCGTGGCTGATCTGGCACAGCGCGCGCATCCAGGACGCGCAACTGGCCGCCATCGCCGGAATCGAGCAGGTGTGGTTCAGCCAGGACTGGGTAGGCCGCTTCGACCTGGACCTGCCCCGCGACGCGCACGGCTACGGTCACACTCCCGAGGAGGTCGGCAAGGTGCGTGCCCCCGCCGATCTGCTGGCCGGTTACTACCACGCGGTGCACAAGATGACGTTGGAGTACATCGCCAGCGTCACCCCCGAGGAACTCGCCCGGGTAGTCGACGAGAACTGGGACCCGCCGGTCACGGCGAGCGTCCGGCTGGTCAGCATCTTCGACGACTGCATGCAGCACCTGGGCCAGGCCGCCTACGTCCGGGGGATCTCGCGCTGA
- a CDS encoding VOC family protein, whose translation MIDHFGINCADYAKSQEFYDRVLHVLGYLRVLDMGPAIGYGRDGHPAFWIADGAGMGPNREIHVAFAAADEDAVEAFYAAAVSLGAESLHAPRLWPEYHPGYYGAFVRDPDGNNVEAVFHGAQPRGSAADQLRVASGTWPTH comes from the coding sequence GTGATCGATCACTTTGGGATCAACTGTGCCGACTACGCGAAATCGCAGGAGTTCTACGACAGGGTGCTCCATGTCCTGGGCTATCTGCGGGTGCTGGACATGGGCCCGGCGATCGGATACGGCCGCGACGGGCATCCCGCGTTCTGGATCGCCGACGGCGCCGGGATGGGACCCAACCGCGAGATCCACGTCGCCTTCGCGGCCGCCGACGAAGACGCCGTCGAGGCGTTCTATGCCGCAGCAGTGAGCCTCGGTGCCGAATCCCTGCATGCACCTCGGCTGTGGCCCGAGTATCACCCCGGTTACTACGGCGCATTCGTTCGCGACCCGGACGGCAACAACGTCGAGGCGGTGTTCCACGGAGCCCAGCCCCGGGGCTCAGCCGCCGACCAGCTCCGCGTAGCGTCGGGTACATGGCCGACTCACTGA
- a CDS encoding endonuclease domain-containing protein, whose product MELIIGSAAVRRGDLTRHLLARDYRPVYRDVYLRRDVELTAQLRARAAWLSTGSTLCGLSAAAAFGTKWLDASAPAEISRADRHAPAGIVAHSWDLAADEVSLAASMTVTTSARTAFDIGRLLPQVTAIPILDALSNATGLKPCDVSALTDRHPGARGVAKLRRTLELVDGGAESPQESKLRLILVGGGLPAPETQIEFRELRIRVDMGWREWKVAVEYDGVQHWTDRRQRSWDIERIALLEAAGWVVVRVSAEMMSRPHLIVERVRAKLRGAGCPV is encoded by the coding sequence ATGGAACTCATCATCGGCAGTGCTGCGGTCCGACGCGGCGATCTCACTCGGCATCTGCTTGCCCGTGACTACAGACCCGTCTACCGCGACGTGTACCTGCGCCGTGACGTGGAGCTGACCGCGCAACTGCGGGCTCGGGCGGCTTGGCTGTCGACCGGCTCGACATTGTGCGGTCTCTCTGCTGCAGCGGCATTCGGCACCAAGTGGCTCGACGCGTCCGCGCCGGCCGAGATCAGTCGCGCCGATCGGCATGCGCCTGCGGGCATCGTCGCTCATTCGTGGGACCTCGCGGCTGACGAAGTCAGCCTCGCCGCCAGCATGACCGTTACGACGTCTGCTCGCACTGCGTTCGATATCGGTCGGCTCCTCCCGCAGGTTACGGCGATTCCCATCTTGGATGCGTTGTCGAATGCGACTGGCCTCAAGCCGTGCGATGTGAGTGCGTTAACGGATCGACACCCAGGAGCGCGCGGCGTAGCGAAACTGCGTCGGACCCTCGAACTGGTCGACGGCGGTGCCGAGTCGCCGCAGGAGAGCAAGCTGCGCCTGATCCTCGTCGGTGGTGGACTGCCTGCGCCAGAAACTCAGATCGAGTTTCGCGAACTGCGTATTCGCGTCGACATGGGCTGGCGCGAGTGGAAAGTCGCAGTGGAGTACGACGGGGTGCAGCACTGGACTGATCGCCGCCAGCGGTCGTGGGATATCGAGCGAATCGCACTGCTCGAAGCAGCCGGGTGGGTCGTTGTCCGAGTGAGCGCGGAGATGATGTCGCGGCCGCACCTCATCGTTGAACGCGTACGAGCCAAGCTACGAGGGGCAGGCTGTCCGGTCTAG